A segment of the Aromatoleum aromaticum EbN1 genome:
CCCGCGTGGGGTTCATCACTTTGACCGACGTCGAGATCACGCCCGATTACGCGCACGCGAAAGTTTTTTTCACGTCGATGAAGGGCGAGGAAGGGCTCGACGAGATCCTGACGGGGCTGCATCGCGCGAGCGGCTTCCTGCGTCGCGAACTCGGCAAACGGGTGCGCATCCACACCCTGCCCGAGCTGCATTTCCATTACGACAGTTCGGTCGAACGCGGCAGTCGCATGTCGCAGCTCATCGACCAGGTGGTTCGGGATGATGACGCCCGCCACAAGGACGATCCGGAGAGCTGAGCAGATTTGAAAGCATCGAAACAATTCCGGCATCAACGCCGGATCGTCGACGGCGTCCTGCTGCTCGACAAGCCCCGCGGCCTGACATCGAACGCCGCACTGCAGACGGCGCGCCGTCTCCTGAATGCGGCGAAGGCGGGGCACACCGGAACGCTGGACCCGATGGCGACCGGATTGCTGCCGCTGACGCTGGGCGAGGCCACCAAGTTCTCGCAGATGCTGCTCGATGCCGACAAGGCCTACGAGGCCAC
Coding sequences within it:
- the rbfA gene encoding 30S ribosome-binding factor RbfA, which encodes MPKEFSRSQRVAEQVRRELAELIRLEVKDPRVGFITLTDVEITPDYAHAKVFFTSMKGEEGLDEILTGLHRASGFLRRELGKRVRIHTLPELHFHYDSSVERGSRMSQLIDQVVRDDDARHKDDPES